The Struthio camelus isolate bStrCam1 chromosome 12, bStrCam1.hap1, whole genome shotgun sequence genome includes a window with the following:
- the TTLL13 gene encoding tubulin polyglutamylase TTLL13 isoform X4 encodes MRVQVQLLTVTLSLYSYGDFQAYSRVRKNRTFICKPDSGCQGRGIFITRNPKEIKHGERMICQQYISKPFLIDGFKFDMRIYVLVTSCDPLKIFVYKEGLARFATMRYIEPSSSNLDDICMHLTNYAINKHNENFVRDDTVGSKRKLSTLNAWMMDNSYNTKKLWEDIEDIVIKTLISAHPVVKHNYQSCFPNHTTGCACFEILGFDILLDRKLKPWLLEVNHSPSFTTDSRLDREVKDALLCDTINLINVHACDKRKVLEEDKQRVKERLLQAHHQTARVSRRKELESNRAAWLAQAEKYENSHLGGYRRIYPARGTDKYEPFFKQSGSLFQETVASRAREQCARQQLEEIRLKKEEWEVLTGKKKKERKETLQGESAGDKSQIHNKNRAPTAQLIYRSTRIWDRKMQHVPYDSMQPQDIVEKEEKKRVKALLQRENLIRGLGIIDQLSWLIPTIHRSMDNHSCCTVVSKNQPQFIQDTFRGQEAHGLMTLIPLSFLGGTVRASGQQITRKPTAKAQLPARQGFDPTTLGSLSVRGQSVPYHEHYKMQHCLQPQSTSWLRSQIAQTAEMTKPCTKAEVLWVRGQRFCGATDETEGCEYTI; translated from the exons ATGAGAGTTCAGGTTCAGCTTTTAACAGTCACTCTTTCATTGTATAGCTATGGGGATTTCCAGGCCTATAGTCGTGTGAGGAAAAATAGAACGTTCATCTGCAAGCCAGACAGCGGCTGCCAAGGGAGAGGTATCTTCATAACACGTAACCCGAAGGAGATCAAGCATGGAGAGCGTATGATTTGTCAGCAGTATATCTCTAAG cctttccttatAGATGGCTTTAAATTTGACATGCGTATCTATGTGCTGGTCACATCCTGTGACCCGCTGAAGATTTTTGTCTACAAGGAGGGTCTGGCCCGGTTTGCCACCATGAGGTACATcgagcccagcagcagcaaccTG GATGATATCTGCATGCATTTGACCAATTACGCTATCAATAAACATAACGAAAACTTCGTCCGGGATGACACAGTGGGCAGTAAGAG GAAACTGTCCACTCTGAATGCCTGGATGATGGATAACAGCTACAACACAAAGAAACTCTGGGAAGATATTGAAGATATTGTTATAAAGACCCTTATTTCAGCTCACCCTGTTGTGAAGCACAATTACCAAAGCTGCTTTCCTAACCACACTACTGGCTGTGCCTGCTTTGAGATACTGGGTTTTGATATTTTGCTCGATAGAAAGTTGAAACCGTGGCTGCTAGAG GTGAATCACTCTCCCAGCTTCACCACAGACTCACGCCTGGACCGTGAAGTGAAGGATGCTCTTCTCTGTGATACCATCAACCTGATAAATGTGCATGCCTGTGACAAAAGGAAGGTGCTGGAGGAAGACAAGCAGCGGGTAAAGGAGCGACTCCTCCAGGCCCATCATCAGACTGCCCGTGTATCCAG ACGCAAGGAGTTAGAGAGCAACCGGGCTGCCTGGCTGGCTCAGGCAGAGAAGTATGAGAACTCCCACCTGGGAGGTTACCGGCGCATTTACCCAGCACGTGGAACAGACAAGTATGAGCCATTTTTCAAGCAAAGTGGCTCCCTCTTCCAGGAAACAGTGGCATCCAGGGCACGAGAGCAGTGTGCCAG GCAGCAACTGGAGGAAATTCGCTTGAAGAAAGAAGAGTGGGAAGTTCttactgggaagaagaaaaaggaaagaaaagaaaccctgCAGGGAGAATCAGCTGGAGACAAATCCCAGATCCATAACAAAAACAGAGCTCCTACAGCCCAGCTCATCTACAGAAGCACCAGGATTTGGGACAGAAAG ATGCAGCACGTGCCGTATGACTCTATGCAACCCCAGGATATtgtggaaaaggaggagaagaaaagagtaaaGGCTCTTCTGCAGCGTGAGAACCTCATCCGAGGTCTAGGCATCATAGATCAGCTCTCCTGGCTGATCCCCACGATTCATAGATCAATGGACAACCACAGCTGCTGCACTGTTGTCTCCAAGAACCAG cCGCAATTCATTCAGGATACGTTCAGGGGACAGGAGGCCCACGGTTTAATGACGCTCATCCCCCTCTCATTCCTGGGAGGTACAGTCCGGGCTTCAGGACAGCAGATCACACGCAAGCCTACAGCCAAGGCCCAGCTGCCGGCCAGACAGGGCTTTGATCCTACCACCTTGGGCTCCCTCTCAGTCCGAGGCCAGAGCGTTCCTTACCACGAACACTACAAGATGCAGCATTGCCTCCAGCCGCAGAGCACAAGCTGGCTGCGGAGCCAGATAGCGCAGACTGCAGAGATGACCAAACCCTGCACCAAAGCTGAGGTACTGTGGGTGAGAGGCCAGCGGTTCTGTGGTGCCACAGATGAGACTGAAGGCTGTGAGTATACAATCTGA
- the TTLL13 gene encoding tubulin polyglutamylase TTLL13 isoform X1, whose translation MRGPADAARGRCGPRVASINLTSCKYDSVRRAAQSCGLKEVGENEDWTIYWTDYSVSLERVMEMKRFQKINHFPGMTEICRKDLLARNLNRMLKLFPKEYDIFPRTWCLPADYGDFQAYSRVRKNRTFICKPDSGCQGRGIFITRNPKEIKHGERMICQQYISKPFLIDGFKFDMRIYVLVTSCDPLKIFVYKEGLARFATMRYIEPSSSNLDDICMHLTNYAINKHNENFVRDDTVGSKRKLSTLNAWMMDNSYNTKKLWEDIEDIVIKTLISAHPVVKHNYQSCFPNHTTGCACFEILGFDILLDRKLKPWLLEVNHSPSFTTDSRLDREVKDALLCDTINLINVHACDKRKVLEEDKQRVKERLLQAHHQTARVSRRKELESNRAAWLAQAEKYENSHLGGYRRIYPARGTDKYEPFFKQSGSLFQETVASRAREQCARQQLEEIRLKKEEWEVLTGKKKKERKETLQGESAGDKSQIHNKNRAPTAQLIYRSTRIWDRKMQHVPYDSMQPQDIVEKEEKKRVKALLQRENLIRGLGIIDQLSWLIPTIHRSMDNHSCCTVVSKNQPQFIQDTFRGQEAHGLMTLIPLSFLGGTVRASGQQITRKPTAKAQLPARQGFDPTTLGSLSVRGQSVPYHEHYKMQHCLQPQSTSWLRSQIAQTAEMTKPCTKAEVLWVRGQRFCGATDETEGCEYTI comes from the exons TGAGGCGTGCTGCACAAAGCTGTGGGCTGAAAGAAGTGGGAGAAAATGAGGACTGGACAATATATTGGACTGACTACTCAGTCTCTCTGGAGCGTGTCATGGAAATGAAACGGTTTCAG AAAATCAACCATTTTCCAGGCATGACAGAGATCTGCCGTAAGGACTTGTTGGCTCGCAATCTTAACCGCATGCTCAAGCTCTTCCCCAAGGAGTACGATATTTTTCCCCGTACTTGGTGCCTGCCAGCCGA CTATGGGGATTTCCAGGCCTATAGTCGTGTGAGGAAAAATAGAACGTTCATCTGCAAGCCAGACAGCGGCTGCCAAGGGAGAGGTATCTTCATAACACGTAACCCGAAGGAGATCAAGCATGGAGAGCGTATGATTTGTCAGCAGTATATCTCTAAG cctttccttatAGATGGCTTTAAATTTGACATGCGTATCTATGTGCTGGTCACATCCTGTGACCCGCTGAAGATTTTTGTCTACAAGGAGGGTCTGGCCCGGTTTGCCACCATGAGGTACATcgagcccagcagcagcaaccTG GATGATATCTGCATGCATTTGACCAATTACGCTATCAATAAACATAACGAAAACTTCGTCCGGGATGACACAGTGGGCAGTAAGAG GAAACTGTCCACTCTGAATGCCTGGATGATGGATAACAGCTACAACACAAAGAAACTCTGGGAAGATATTGAAGATATTGTTATAAAGACCCTTATTTCAGCTCACCCTGTTGTGAAGCACAATTACCAAAGCTGCTTTCCTAACCACACTACTGGCTGTGCCTGCTTTGAGATACTGGGTTTTGATATTTTGCTCGATAGAAAGTTGAAACCGTGGCTGCTAGAG GTGAATCACTCTCCCAGCTTCACCACAGACTCACGCCTGGACCGTGAAGTGAAGGATGCTCTTCTCTGTGATACCATCAACCTGATAAATGTGCATGCCTGTGACAAAAGGAAGGTGCTGGAGGAAGACAAGCAGCGGGTAAAGGAGCGACTCCTCCAGGCCCATCATCAGACTGCCCGTGTATCCAG ACGCAAGGAGTTAGAGAGCAACCGGGCTGCCTGGCTGGCTCAGGCAGAGAAGTATGAGAACTCCCACCTGGGAGGTTACCGGCGCATTTACCCAGCACGTGGAACAGACAAGTATGAGCCATTTTTCAAGCAAAGTGGCTCCCTCTTCCAGGAAACAGTGGCATCCAGGGCACGAGAGCAGTGTGCCAG GCAGCAACTGGAGGAAATTCGCTTGAAGAAAGAAGAGTGGGAAGTTCttactgggaagaagaaaaaggaaagaaaagaaaccctgCAGGGAGAATCAGCTGGAGACAAATCCCAGATCCATAACAAAAACAGAGCTCCTACAGCCCAGCTCATCTACAGAAGCACCAGGATTTGGGACAGAAAG ATGCAGCACGTGCCGTATGACTCTATGCAACCCCAGGATATtgtggaaaaggaggagaagaaaagagtaaaGGCTCTTCTGCAGCGTGAGAACCTCATCCGAGGTCTAGGCATCATAGATCAGCTCTCCTGGCTGATCCCCACGATTCATAGATCAATGGACAACCACAGCTGCTGCACTGTTGTCTCCAAGAACCAG cCGCAATTCATTCAGGATACGTTCAGGGGACAGGAGGCCCACGGTTTAATGACGCTCATCCCCCTCTCATTCCTGGGAGGTACAGTCCGGGCTTCAGGACAGCAGATCACACGCAAGCCTACAGCCAAGGCCCAGCTGCCGGCCAGACAGGGCTTTGATCCTACCACCTTGGGCTCCCTCTCAGTCCGAGGCCAGAGCGTTCCTTACCACGAACACTACAAGATGCAGCATTGCCTCCAGCCGCAGAGCACAAGCTGGCTGCGGAGCCAGATAGCGCAGACTGCAGAGATGACCAAACCCTGCACCAAAGCTGAGGTACTGTGGGTGAGAGGCCAGCGGTTCTGTGGTGCCACAGATGAGACTGAAGGCTGTGAGTATACAATCTGA
- the TTLL13 gene encoding tubulin polyglutamylase TTLL13 isoform X5, whose amino-acid sequence MRGPADAARGRCGPRVASINLTSCKYDSVRRAAQSCGLKEVGENEDWTIYWTDYSVSLERVMEMKRFQKINHFPGMTEICRKDLLARNLNRMLKLFPKEYDIFPRTWCLPAEKLSTLNAWMMDNSYNTKKLWEDIEDIVIKTLISAHPVVKHNYQSCFPNHTTGCACFEILGFDILLDRKLKPWLLEVNHSPSFTTDSRLDREVKDALLCDTINLINVHACDKRKVLEEDKQRVKERLLQAHHQTARVSRRKELESNRAAWLAQAEKYENSHLGGYRRIYPARGTDKYEPFFKQSGSLFQETVASRAREQCARQQLEEIRLKKEEWEVLTGKKKKERKETLQGESAGDKSQIHNKNRAPTAQLIYRSTRIWDRKMQHVPYDSMQPQDIVEKEEKKRVKALLQRENLIRGLGIIDQLSWLIPTIHRSMDNHSCCTVVSKNQPQFIQDTFRGQEAHGLMTLIPLSFLGGTVRASGQQITRKPTAKAQLPARQGFDPTTLGSLSVRGQSVPYHEHYKMQHCLQPQSTSWLRSQIAQTAEMTKPCTKAEVLWVRGQRFCGATDETEGCEYTI is encoded by the exons TGAGGCGTGCTGCACAAAGCTGTGGGCTGAAAGAAGTGGGAGAAAATGAGGACTGGACAATATATTGGACTGACTACTCAGTCTCTCTGGAGCGTGTCATGGAAATGAAACGGTTTCAG AAAATCAACCATTTTCCAGGCATGACAGAGATCTGCCGTAAGGACTTGTTGGCTCGCAATCTTAACCGCATGCTCAAGCTCTTCCCCAAGGAGTACGATATTTTTCCCCGTACTTGGTGCCTGCCAGCCGA GAAACTGTCCACTCTGAATGCCTGGATGATGGATAACAGCTACAACACAAAGAAACTCTGGGAAGATATTGAAGATATTGTTATAAAGACCCTTATTTCAGCTCACCCTGTTGTGAAGCACAATTACCAAAGCTGCTTTCCTAACCACACTACTGGCTGTGCCTGCTTTGAGATACTGGGTTTTGATATTTTGCTCGATAGAAAGTTGAAACCGTGGCTGCTAGAG GTGAATCACTCTCCCAGCTTCACCACAGACTCACGCCTGGACCGTGAAGTGAAGGATGCTCTTCTCTGTGATACCATCAACCTGATAAATGTGCATGCCTGTGACAAAAGGAAGGTGCTGGAGGAAGACAAGCAGCGGGTAAAGGAGCGACTCCTCCAGGCCCATCATCAGACTGCCCGTGTATCCAG ACGCAAGGAGTTAGAGAGCAACCGGGCTGCCTGGCTGGCTCAGGCAGAGAAGTATGAGAACTCCCACCTGGGAGGTTACCGGCGCATTTACCCAGCACGTGGAACAGACAAGTATGAGCCATTTTTCAAGCAAAGTGGCTCCCTCTTCCAGGAAACAGTGGCATCCAGGGCACGAGAGCAGTGTGCCAG GCAGCAACTGGAGGAAATTCGCTTGAAGAAAGAAGAGTGGGAAGTTCttactgggaagaagaaaaaggaaagaaaagaaaccctgCAGGGAGAATCAGCTGGAGACAAATCCCAGATCCATAACAAAAACAGAGCTCCTACAGCCCAGCTCATCTACAGAAGCACCAGGATTTGGGACAGAAAG ATGCAGCACGTGCCGTATGACTCTATGCAACCCCAGGATATtgtggaaaaggaggagaagaaaagagtaaaGGCTCTTCTGCAGCGTGAGAACCTCATCCGAGGTCTAGGCATCATAGATCAGCTCTCCTGGCTGATCCCCACGATTCATAGATCAATGGACAACCACAGCTGCTGCACTGTTGTCTCCAAGAACCAG cCGCAATTCATTCAGGATACGTTCAGGGGACAGGAGGCCCACGGTTTAATGACGCTCATCCCCCTCTCATTCCTGGGAGGTACAGTCCGGGCTTCAGGACAGCAGATCACACGCAAGCCTACAGCCAAGGCCCAGCTGCCGGCCAGACAGGGCTTTGATCCTACCACCTTGGGCTCCCTCTCAGTCCGAGGCCAGAGCGTTCCTTACCACGAACACTACAAGATGCAGCATTGCCTCCAGCCGCAGAGCACAAGCTGGCTGCGGAGCCAGATAGCGCAGACTGCAGAGATGACCAAACCCTGCACCAAAGCTGAGGTACTGTGGGTGAGAGGCCAGCGGTTCTGTGGTGCCACAGATGAGACTGAAGGCTGTGAGTATACAATCTGA
- the TTLL13 gene encoding tubulin polyglutamylase TTLL13 isoform X3 → MRGPADAARGRCGPRVASINLTSCKYDSVRRAAQSCGLKEVGENEDWTIYWTDYSVSLERVMEMKRFQKINHFPGMTEICRKDLLARNLNRMLKLFPKEYDIFPRTWCLPADYGDFQAYSRVRKNRTFICKPDSGCQGRGIFITRNPKEIKHGERMICQQYISKPFLIDGFKFDMRIYVLVTSCDPLKIFVYKEGLARFATMRYIEPSSSNLDDICMHLTNYAINKHNENFVRDDTVGSKRKLSTLNAWMMDNSYNTKKLWEDIEDIVIKTLISAHPVVKHNYQSCFPNHTTGCACFEILGFDILLDRKLKPWLLEVNHSPSFTTDSRLDREVKDALLCDTINLINVHACDKRKVLEEDKQRVKERLLQAHHQTARVSRQQLEEIRLKKEEWEVLTGKKKKERKETLQGESAGDKSQIHNKNRAPTAQLIYRSTRIWDRKMQHVPYDSMQPQDIVEKEEKKRVKALLQRENLIRGLGIIDQLSWLIPTIHRSMDNHSCCTVVSKNQPQFIQDTFRGQEAHGLMTLIPLSFLGGTVRASGQQITRKPTAKAQLPARQGFDPTTLGSLSVRGQSVPYHEHYKMQHCLQPQSTSWLRSQIAQTAEMTKPCTKAEVLWVRGQRFCGATDETEGCEYTI, encoded by the exons TGAGGCGTGCTGCACAAAGCTGTGGGCTGAAAGAAGTGGGAGAAAATGAGGACTGGACAATATATTGGACTGACTACTCAGTCTCTCTGGAGCGTGTCATGGAAATGAAACGGTTTCAG AAAATCAACCATTTTCCAGGCATGACAGAGATCTGCCGTAAGGACTTGTTGGCTCGCAATCTTAACCGCATGCTCAAGCTCTTCCCCAAGGAGTACGATATTTTTCCCCGTACTTGGTGCCTGCCAGCCGA CTATGGGGATTTCCAGGCCTATAGTCGTGTGAGGAAAAATAGAACGTTCATCTGCAAGCCAGACAGCGGCTGCCAAGGGAGAGGTATCTTCATAACACGTAACCCGAAGGAGATCAAGCATGGAGAGCGTATGATTTGTCAGCAGTATATCTCTAAG cctttccttatAGATGGCTTTAAATTTGACATGCGTATCTATGTGCTGGTCACATCCTGTGACCCGCTGAAGATTTTTGTCTACAAGGAGGGTCTGGCCCGGTTTGCCACCATGAGGTACATcgagcccagcagcagcaaccTG GATGATATCTGCATGCATTTGACCAATTACGCTATCAATAAACATAACGAAAACTTCGTCCGGGATGACACAGTGGGCAGTAAGAG GAAACTGTCCACTCTGAATGCCTGGATGATGGATAACAGCTACAACACAAAGAAACTCTGGGAAGATATTGAAGATATTGTTATAAAGACCCTTATTTCAGCTCACCCTGTTGTGAAGCACAATTACCAAAGCTGCTTTCCTAACCACACTACTGGCTGTGCCTGCTTTGAGATACTGGGTTTTGATATTTTGCTCGATAGAAAGTTGAAACCGTGGCTGCTAGAG GTGAATCACTCTCCCAGCTTCACCACAGACTCACGCCTGGACCGTGAAGTGAAGGATGCTCTTCTCTGTGATACCATCAACCTGATAAATGTGCATGCCTGTGACAAAAGGAAGGTGCTGGAGGAAGACAAGCAGCGGGTAAAGGAGCGACTCCTCCAGGCCCATCATCAGACTGCCCGTGTATCCAG GCAGCAACTGGAGGAAATTCGCTTGAAGAAAGAAGAGTGGGAAGTTCttactgggaagaagaaaaaggaaagaaaagaaaccctgCAGGGAGAATCAGCTGGAGACAAATCCCAGATCCATAACAAAAACAGAGCTCCTACAGCCCAGCTCATCTACAGAAGCACCAGGATTTGGGACAGAAAG ATGCAGCACGTGCCGTATGACTCTATGCAACCCCAGGATATtgtggaaaaggaggagaagaaaagagtaaaGGCTCTTCTGCAGCGTGAGAACCTCATCCGAGGTCTAGGCATCATAGATCAGCTCTCCTGGCTGATCCCCACGATTCATAGATCAATGGACAACCACAGCTGCTGCACTGTTGTCTCCAAGAACCAG cCGCAATTCATTCAGGATACGTTCAGGGGACAGGAGGCCCACGGTTTAATGACGCTCATCCCCCTCTCATTCCTGGGAGGTACAGTCCGGGCTTCAGGACAGCAGATCACACGCAAGCCTACAGCCAAGGCCCAGCTGCCGGCCAGACAGGGCTTTGATCCTACCACCTTGGGCTCCCTCTCAGTCCGAGGCCAGAGCGTTCCTTACCACGAACACTACAAGATGCAGCATTGCCTCCAGCCGCAGAGCACAAGCTGGCTGCGGAGCCAGATAGCGCAGACTGCAGAGATGACCAAACCCTGCACCAAAGCTGAGGTACTGTGGGTGAGAGGCCAGCGGTTCTGTGGTGCCACAGATGAGACTGAAGGCTGTGAGTATACAATCTGA
- the TTLL13 gene encoding tubulin polyglutamylase TTLL13 isoform X2 produces the protein MEMKRFQKINHFPGMTEICRKDLLARNLNRMLKLFPKEYDIFPRTWCLPADYGDFQAYSRVRKNRTFICKPDSGCQGRGIFITRNPKEIKHGERMICQQYISKPFLIDGFKFDMRIYVLVTSCDPLKIFVYKEGLARFATMRYIEPSSSNLDDICMHLTNYAINKHNENFVRDDTVGSKRKLSTLNAWMMDNSYNTKKLWEDIEDIVIKTLISAHPVVKHNYQSCFPNHTTGCACFEILGFDILLDRKLKPWLLEVNHSPSFTTDSRLDREVKDALLCDTINLINVHACDKRKVLEEDKQRVKERLLQAHHQTARVSRRKELESNRAAWLAQAEKYENSHLGGYRRIYPARGTDKYEPFFKQSGSLFQETVASRAREQCARQQLEEIRLKKEEWEVLTGKKKKERKETLQGESAGDKSQIHNKNRAPTAQLIYRSTRIWDRKMQHVPYDSMQPQDIVEKEEKKRVKALLQRENLIRGLGIIDQLSWLIPTIHRSMDNHSCCTVVSKNQPQFIQDTFRGQEAHGLMTLIPLSFLGGTVRASGQQITRKPTAKAQLPARQGFDPTTLGSLSVRGQSVPYHEHYKMQHCLQPQSTSWLRSQIAQTAEMTKPCTKAEVLWVRGQRFCGATDETEGCEYTI, from the exons ATGGAAATGAAACGGTTTCAG AAAATCAACCATTTTCCAGGCATGACAGAGATCTGCCGTAAGGACTTGTTGGCTCGCAATCTTAACCGCATGCTCAAGCTCTTCCCCAAGGAGTACGATATTTTTCCCCGTACTTGGTGCCTGCCAGCCGA CTATGGGGATTTCCAGGCCTATAGTCGTGTGAGGAAAAATAGAACGTTCATCTGCAAGCCAGACAGCGGCTGCCAAGGGAGAGGTATCTTCATAACACGTAACCCGAAGGAGATCAAGCATGGAGAGCGTATGATTTGTCAGCAGTATATCTCTAAG cctttccttatAGATGGCTTTAAATTTGACATGCGTATCTATGTGCTGGTCACATCCTGTGACCCGCTGAAGATTTTTGTCTACAAGGAGGGTCTGGCCCGGTTTGCCACCATGAGGTACATcgagcccagcagcagcaaccTG GATGATATCTGCATGCATTTGACCAATTACGCTATCAATAAACATAACGAAAACTTCGTCCGGGATGACACAGTGGGCAGTAAGAG GAAACTGTCCACTCTGAATGCCTGGATGATGGATAACAGCTACAACACAAAGAAACTCTGGGAAGATATTGAAGATATTGTTATAAAGACCCTTATTTCAGCTCACCCTGTTGTGAAGCACAATTACCAAAGCTGCTTTCCTAACCACACTACTGGCTGTGCCTGCTTTGAGATACTGGGTTTTGATATTTTGCTCGATAGAAAGTTGAAACCGTGGCTGCTAGAG GTGAATCACTCTCCCAGCTTCACCACAGACTCACGCCTGGACCGTGAAGTGAAGGATGCTCTTCTCTGTGATACCATCAACCTGATAAATGTGCATGCCTGTGACAAAAGGAAGGTGCTGGAGGAAGACAAGCAGCGGGTAAAGGAGCGACTCCTCCAGGCCCATCATCAGACTGCCCGTGTATCCAG ACGCAAGGAGTTAGAGAGCAACCGGGCTGCCTGGCTGGCTCAGGCAGAGAAGTATGAGAACTCCCACCTGGGAGGTTACCGGCGCATTTACCCAGCACGTGGAACAGACAAGTATGAGCCATTTTTCAAGCAAAGTGGCTCCCTCTTCCAGGAAACAGTGGCATCCAGGGCACGAGAGCAGTGTGCCAG GCAGCAACTGGAGGAAATTCGCTTGAAGAAAGAAGAGTGGGAAGTTCttactgggaagaagaaaaaggaaagaaaagaaaccctgCAGGGAGAATCAGCTGGAGACAAATCCCAGATCCATAACAAAAACAGAGCTCCTACAGCCCAGCTCATCTACAGAAGCACCAGGATTTGGGACAGAAAG ATGCAGCACGTGCCGTATGACTCTATGCAACCCCAGGATATtgtggaaaaggaggagaagaaaagagtaaaGGCTCTTCTGCAGCGTGAGAACCTCATCCGAGGTCTAGGCATCATAGATCAGCTCTCCTGGCTGATCCCCACGATTCATAGATCAATGGACAACCACAGCTGCTGCACTGTTGTCTCCAAGAACCAG cCGCAATTCATTCAGGATACGTTCAGGGGACAGGAGGCCCACGGTTTAATGACGCTCATCCCCCTCTCATTCCTGGGAGGTACAGTCCGGGCTTCAGGACAGCAGATCACACGCAAGCCTACAGCCAAGGCCCAGCTGCCGGCCAGACAGGGCTTTGATCCTACCACCTTGGGCTCCCTCTCAGTCCGAGGCCAGAGCGTTCCTTACCACGAACACTACAAGATGCAGCATTGCCTCCAGCCGCAGAGCACAAGCTGGCTGCGGAGCCAGATAGCGCAGACTGCAGAGATGACCAAACCCTGCACCAAAGCTGAGGTACTGTGGGTGAGAGGCCAGCGGTTCTGTGGTGCCACAGATGAGACTGAAGGCTGTGAGTATACAATCTGA